The following are encoded in a window of Methanobrevibacter sp. genomic DNA:
- a CDS encoding EamA family transporter — translation MWEMFWPVLLVVLSNTFYNICTKSTPSNVNAFGTLMLTYLTAAILTGIIFLFLVKPENAIIELSKVNWTSIVLGIAIVGLELGYIFMYRAGWKVSSGALVANICLAIALIFVGAILYGENITIKQVAGILICCAGLFLINMG, via the coding sequence ATGTGGGAAATGTTTTGGCCGGTGCTGCTTGTTGTCTTGTCAAATACCTTTTATAATATCTGCACTAAATCAACTCCATCAAATGTAAATGCCTTTGGCACATTGATGCTTACTTATTTAACTGCAGCAATTTTGACAGGAATTATATTTTTATTCTTAGTCAAGCCGGAGAATGCCATTATTGAATTGTCCAAGGTAAACTGGACTTCAATTGTCTTGGGCATAGCCATTGTCGGCTTGGAATTAGGTTATATTTTCATGTATAGGGCAGGCTGGAAAGTCAGTTCTGGAGCACTTGTAGCAAATATCTGTTTAGCTATTGCATTGATATTTGTTGGTGCCATATTGTATGGTGAAAATATCACTATAAAACAAGTAGCTGGTATCTTAATATGCTGTGCAGGCTTATTTTTAATTAATATGGGTTAA
- the ade gene encoding adenine deaminase, producing MVEKTFNVDGNEIIISAEDLEEIEIGDIIIEDAEEPEGDLIITARYLNVEFGEVYPAEIVIEDGLFKEVIPIITDDEDSLDLDYDGILIPGFIDSHIHIESSKLSPSNFAKAVLPYGTTSVVADSHEIANVLGIDGIDWMVEDGRKVPFDFYYAVPSCVPATSFETSGATLGSSDVEKLLKRDEMVALGEMMNFPGVIAEDEEVLRKIAAAHKLGKPVDGHCPLLTGEDLEKYVSYGISTEHECTSFEEAIEKSRLGMTIMVREGSSAKNMDALLNYDDRLNYLIEEEMAGRVIVQSLDDAMAVPPFDLLVSDDIDAEDLSEGHLDKLVKKAISLKIDPKEAIKMVTFNPAEHYGLNCGAIEEDRIANFALVDDLRNLNVSKVWVHGELVVDEGEVLFETEEVQSKPSIILDEVRPEDFDAEIEMSWTNSLMDETTNVFVINAYDNDLITDKSEETIIIRNGVLQPDLKKDIVKIAVVNRYGGNNITNGFVKGFHLKKGAFGASVAHDSHNILVIGTNSEDMAKAVNIIRESQGGLVAVSTEDDICEVLELPLAGLMSNRDIDYVADKNRKLRDAVNSLGCDLTSPFTTLSFMALLVIPHFKISDQGLFDADEFKFIDLIHNF from the coding sequence ATGGTTGAAAAGACTTTTAATGTGGATGGCAATGAGATCATTATCTCTGCTGAAGACCTTGAAGAGATAGAGATTGGAGATATAATCATAGAAGATGCAGAGGAACCTGAAGGAGACCTTATAATAACTGCAAGATACCTTAATGTTGAGTTTGGAGAAGTCTATCCTGCAGAGATTGTCATTGAGGATGGCTTGTTTAAGGAAGTCATTCCTATCATCACCGATGATGAGGATTCTCTTGATTTGGATTATGATGGAATTCTAATACCTGGTTTCATTGATTCGCATATTCATATTGAAAGCTCAAAGCTGTCTCCATCCAATTTTGCCAAGGCAGTCCTGCCATATGGAACCACTTCTGTGGTTGCTGATTCCCATGAGATTGCAAATGTTTTGGGAATTGACGGTATCGATTGGATGGTGGAAGATGGTAGGAAAGTGCCATTTGATTTCTATTATGCCGTTCCATCATGTGTTCCCGCTACAAGTTTTGAAACTTCTGGAGCCACATTAGGCAGTTCGGATGTAGAGAAATTGCTGAAACGTGATGAGATGGTGGCTCTTGGTGAAATGATGAATTTTCCAGGAGTAATTGCTGAAGATGAAGAGGTTTTAAGGAAAATAGCGGCTGCTCATAAGTTAGGAAAGCCAGTGGATGGGCACTGTCCATTATTGACTGGCGAAGACCTGGAAAAATATGTGTCATATGGTATTTCAACTGAACATGAATGTACCAGCTTTGAAGAGGCCATTGAAAAGTCCCGTCTTGGCATGACAATCATGGTTCGTGAAGGATCATCTGCAAAGAATATGGATGCCCTTTTGAATTATGATGACAGATTGAATTATCTGATTGAGGAGGAAATGGCTGGAAGAGTCATTGTCCAAAGTCTTGATGATGCCATGGCCGTTCCGCCATTCGACCTCTTGGTTAGTGATGACATTGATGCAGAGGATTTGTCTGAAGGGCATTTGGATAAATTGGTTAAAAAGGCAATTTCCTTAAAAATCGATCCTAAGGAAGCCATCAAAATGGTCACTTTCAATCCTGCAGAACATTATGGGTTGAATTGCGGTGCGATAGAGGAGGATAGGATTGCCAATTTCGCATTGGTTGATGACTTAAGAAACCTGAATGTCAGCAAGGTTTGGGTTCATGGAGAGCTTGTGGTTGATGAAGGGGAGGTATTGTTTGAAACAGAGGAAGTCCAGTCAAAGCCTAGCATAATTCTAGATGAAGTAAGGCCGGAGGATTTTGATGCTGAAATCGAAATGAGCTGGACCAATTCATTGATGGATGAGACAACCAATGTCTTTGTAATCAATGCCTATGACAATGACTTGATTACAGACAAATCTGAGGAAACAATAATTATCAGAAATGGTGTCCTTCAGCCTGATTTGAAGAAGGACATTGTCAAGATTGCCGTTGTAAACAGGTATGGAGGAAACAATATCACAAACGGGTTTGTAAAGGGATTCCATCTTAAGAAAGGAGCATTTGGAGCTTCTGTGGCTCACGATTCCCATAATATTCTAGTCATTGGAACAAACAGTGAGGATATGGCTAAGGCAGTTAATATAATCAGGGAATCCCAAGGTGGATTGGTGGCTGTCTCAACTGAGGATGACATCTGTGAAGTCCTGGAATTGCCCCTTGCAGGATTGATGTCCAATAGGGATATCGATTATGTTGCAGATAAAAATAGAAAATTGCGGGATGCGGTAAATAGCTTAGGATGTGATTTGACATCTCCATTCACTACATTGTCATTTATGGCATTGCTTGTGATTCCTCACTTCAAGATAAGTGATCAGGGCCTCTTTGATGCTGATGAATTTAAATTTATAGATTTGATACATAATTTCTAA
- a CDS encoding NOG1 family protein: MMLPTIPTPDELLDKGFRRGKKAADLRRGEKMPKHLKGKRIEETRVITACQVIKDRLKMILDRTPEIEELPEFYQDYIDITVGVDDFKQALGALNWAYGIITQLEKEYGAKIRKSSSERATGLRKQAYGRISSVVHKIEKDLDFLDFAKQSLRNMPTVDFDAISIVIAGFPNVGKSTLLTHITDAEPQVANYPFTTKGIQIGHFEKNWKHYQIIDTPGLLDRPIGDMNDIEMNAMVALEHLADAILFIFDGSETCGYLLENQYNLLEEIQNVFDAPIIYLFNKMDIAEYDGIRHDYVQQYIDKTENPLLISAAEGEGIEEIINLITQVEKRERIEEEEEDFDDENYFDLT, encoded by the coding sequence ATGATGTTACCAACTATTCCAACTCCAGATGAATTATTAGATAAGGGTTTCAGAAGAGGTAAGAAGGCAGCGGATTTGAGAAGGGGAGAAAAGATGCCTAAACACTTGAAGGGCAAACGTATCGAAGAGACCAGAGTGATTACCGCTTGCCAAGTAATCAAAGATAGACTTAAAATGATATTGGACCGTACCCCTGAAATCGAAGAGCTTCCTGAATTCTATCAGGATTATATTGACATCACTGTAGGTGTGGATGATTTCAAGCAGGCATTAGGTGCGCTTAATTGGGCTTATGGTATCATTACCCAACTCGAAAAGGAATATGGTGCAAAGATTAGAAAGTCATCTTCCGAACGTGCAACCGGACTTAGAAAACAGGCTTACGGAAGAATCTCATCAGTTGTGCATAAGATTGAAAAGGATCTTGACTTCCTGGATTTCGCTAAGCAAAGCTTGAGAAACATGCCTACTGTTGACTTTGATGCGATAAGCATTGTAATTGCAGGTTTTCCAAATGTGGGAAAATCAACATTGCTCACCCACATTACCGATGCAGAACCTCAAGTGGCTAACTATCCATTCACTACAAAAGGTATTCAAATCGGTCACTTTGAGAAAAACTGGAAGCATTACCAAATCATTGACACTCCAGGTCTATTGGATAGACCAATTGGAGACATGAATGACATTGAAATGAATGCTATGGTTGCTCTTGAACACTTGGCTGATGCAATACTCTTCATCTTTGACGGATCCGAAACCTGCGGATACCTTCTTGAAAATCAGTACAACCTTCTGGAGGAGATTCAAAACGTATTTGATGCTCCTATCATCTACTTGTTCAATAAGATGGACATTGCTGAGTATGATGGAATAAGACATGATTATGTCCAGCAGTACATTGACAAGACTGAGAATCCTTTGCTTATCTCAGCTGCAGAAGGTGAAGGTATCGAAGAGATTATCAATTTAATTACACAAGTGGAAAAAAGGGAAAGAATTGAAGAGGAAGAAGAAGACTTCGATGATGAGAATTATTTCGACTTGACATAA
- a CDS encoding Hsp20/alpha crystallin family protein, whose protein sequence is MPEDVKEDIEVEFEEVDVEVEASKSEEFKEKAEKLKAKAEARNEANKEKLDETLNKSKDVAGKVGENLSKTIDDAIIAMKTLQSNFDTKYQGYKETAITNKITIDLAESKDFYYLQAYLAGIAKEDISIEATNNSVTIKACFENIMKKIESTEEDPATLIVSGIKEGGAERTVSLGADIVKEEITAKHDNGILFVTIPKREIPTTKIDIE, encoded by the coding sequence ATGCCTGAAGATGTAAAAGAAGATATTGAAGTAGAATTTGAAGAAGTTGACGTAGAAGTTGAAGCTTCCAAATCTGAAGAATTCAAAGAAAAAGCTGAAAAACTCAAAGCTAAAGCTGAAGCAAGAAACGAAGCTAACAAAGAAAAACTCGATGAAACCTTGAACAAAAGTAAAGATGTTGCAGGTAAAGTCGGAGAAAACCTCTCTAAAACCATCGATGATGCAATCATTGCAATGAAAACTCTTCAAAGCAACTTTGACACCAAATATCAAGGTTACAAAGAAACTGCAATTACCAATAAGATCACTATTGACTTAGCTGAAAGCAAAGATTTCTACTACTTACAAGCTTACTTAGCAGGTATTGCAAAAGAAGACATTTCCATCGAAGCAACCAACAACTCCGTTACCATCAAAGCATGCTTTGAAAACATCATGAAAAAGATTGAAAGCACTGAAGAAGATCCAGCAACATTAATCGTTTCTGGAATCAAAGAAGGTGGAGCAGAAAGAACTGTTAGCTTAGGTGCAGACATCGTTAAAGAAGAAATTACTGCAAAACATGACAACGGAATTTTATTCGTAACTATACCAAAAAGAGAAATTCCAACAACCAAAATAGACATCGAATAG
- a CDS encoding DUF447 domain-containing protein, with the protein MKIDLSEIGMNKGQQYETIITTIDENGKSNAAPFGLRVLDKDKVQLRIFEGGNSIKNIKANKEFVINLTENPLMFTLSSVGTIPEEYLSRIDSETKNNKELPYLTNADAYFICEVETLKTAFRENDPIKDTEVNMIKANVVELTINNKCARPLNRAIHALIEALVNYSRIDFVNSETQKIFLERFLESERIIKRVGNEEEKESIKILKEKLIEKGYEI; encoded by the coding sequence ATGAAAATCGATTTAAGTGAAATTGGGATGAACAAGGGACAGCAATACGAGACAATCATCACCACCATAGATGAAAACGGAAAATCAAACGCTGCACCTTTTGGCCTAAGGGTATTGGATAAGGATAAGGTCCAATTAAGAATCTTTGAAGGGGGAAATTCAATAAAGAACATCAAAGCAAATAAGGAGTTTGTTATAAATCTTACCGAAAATCCTCTAATGTTCACCCTTTCAAGCGTCGGTACAATCCCAGAAGAATACTTAAGCAGAATCGATTCAGAAACAAAAAACAACAAGGAATTGCCTTACTTGACAAATGCAGACGCTTATTTCATTTGTGAAGTTGAAACATTGAAAACAGCTTTTAGGGAAAATGACCCCATCAAGGATACTGAAGTCAATATGATCAAGGCGAATGTGGTGGAGCTTACAATAAATAATAAATGTGCAAGACCACTCAATAGAGCAATTCATGCATTGATTGAAGCTTTAGTGAATTATTCAAGAATAGATTTCGTCAACAGCGAAACACAAAAAATTTTCCTTGAAAGATTCTTGGAATCTGAAAGAATCATAAAAAGAGTTGGAAATGAAGAAGAAAAGGAATCCATAAAAATATTAAAGGAAAAATTAATAGAAAAAGGATATGAGATTTAA
- a CDS encoding NADH-dependent flavin oxidoreductase: protein MKDIFDECRFGEFDLKSRVIRTGGWERDSEDGGFIKSSVFDRYENIAKSGVGLIVSEMFALDPKDRFYPYCANMNYKGFIKDYKQVTNLSHHFEMPILGQLAFFFYDDGVNQKAEPNDLTIEGIRKLQAEVVMAAKKFSYAGFDGIQINMAHNFYLARFINPYFNQRTDEYGGSTENRLRIVVEIIKLIKKMVGCHVSFRINAVDGRKGGMTLDESYKIAKILAENGADSIQITARTISFKFGEDGDHAFLSYADNLAKELDIPLILGGTLRDMKTMNEILNKTDIEFLSLAKPFVAQQDFLLEWKENGEGVSRCKGCNNCYGKKESRCFQFG from the coding sequence ATGAAAGACATATTTGATGAATGCCGGTTTGGCGAATTTGACCTTAAAAGCAGAGTGATCAGAACCGGAGGATGGGAAAGAGACAGTGAAGATGGAGGATTTATCAAATCTTCAGTCTTTGACAGATATGAGAATATTGCAAAAAGCGGTGTTGGCCTGATTGTCTCTGAAATGTTCGCCCTTGACCCAAAGGATAGGTTCTATCCATACTGTGCAAATATGAACTATAAGGGATTCATTAAGGATTATAAGCAAGTGACTAATCTCTCACATCATTTTGAGATGCCTATTTTAGGGCAATTGGCATTTTTCTTTTATGATGATGGAGTCAATCAGAAGGCAGAGCCTAATGACTTGACCATTGAAGGAATAAGGAAACTGCAGGCAGAAGTGGTAATGGCTGCCAAGAAGTTTTCATATGCTGGATTTGATGGAATCCAAATCAACATGGCCCATAACTTCTATTTGGCAAGATTCATCAATCCATATTTCAATCAGAGAACTGATGAATACGGTGGTAGCACTGAAAACAGATTGAGGATTGTAGTGGAAATCATCAAGTTGATTAAAAAGATGGTGGGCTGTCATGTAAGTTTCAGAATCAATGCCGTTGATGGAAGAAAGGGTGGAATGACTCTGGATGAAAGCTATAAGATTGCTAAGATATTGGCAGAAAACGGTGCAGACAGCATACAGATTACTGCAAGAACCATTTCATTCAAGTTTGGTGAAGATGGAGATCATGCATTCCTCTCATATGCAGATAATTTGGCTAAGGAATTGGACATTCCTTTGATATTGGGAGGTACCTTAAGGGATATGAAGACAATGAATGAGATTTTGAACAAGACAGACATTGAGTTCTTGTCTCTTGCAAAGCCTTTTGTAGCCCAACAGGATTTCCTACTTGAATGGAAAGAGAATGGTGAAGGTGTATCCAGGTGTAAGGGATGCAATAATTGCTATGGTAAGAAAGAAAGCAGATGTTTCCAATTTGGTTAA
- the pyrI gene encoding aspartate carbamoyltransferase regulatory subunit: MTKHELKVKPIENGTVIDHIPANKALQVLKILGLPKEGSSVTLAMNVSSRLGHKDIVKFENRELGHTEIDKIALIAPDATINIIRDYDIVSKQQVKLVKELNGIVKCTNPKCISNTDEPIESKFYLVEEDPITVRCHYCERLVQADEIYNQFE, from the coding sequence ATGACTAAACATGAATTGAAAGTTAAGCCTATTGAGAATGGTACTGTGATTGACCATATTCCAGCCAATAAGGCACTTCAGGTATTGAAGATATTGGGTCTTCCAAAGGAAGGAAGCAGTGTGACCCTTGCCATGAATGTCTCTTCAAGATTAGGCCATAAGGATATCGTAAAGTTTGAAAATAGGGAATTGGGCCATACTGAAATCGATAAGATTGCATTGATAGCTCCTGATGCCACCATAAACATCATAAGGGACTATGACATTGTTTCCAAGCAGCAGGTGAAATTGGTAAAGGAATTGAATGGAATCGTAAAATGTACCAATCCTAAGTGCATTTCAAATACTGATGAGCCGATTGAAAGCAAGTTCTATCTTGTTGAAGAGGATCCGATTACAGTAAGATGCCATTACTGTGAAAGATTGGTTCAAGCGGATGAGATTTATAATCAGTTTGAATGA
- a CDS encoding histone produces MAIPKAPVNRIIKEAGAERVSDAAVVALVEYLEADAAAVAKKAIEYAKIAKRQTVKAEDIALAVDKE; encoded by the coding sequence ATGGCAATTCCTAAAGCTCCTGTAAATAGGATTATTAAAGAAGCTGGTGCTGAAAGAGTAAGTGATGCAGCAGTAGTCGCATTAGTAGAATACTTAGAAGCCGACGCAGCAGCAGTCGCAAAAAAAGCAATTGAATACGCAAAAATTGCAAAAAGACAAACTGTAAAAGCAGAAGACATTGCATTAGCAGTAGACAAAGAATAA
- a CDS encoding TldD/PmbA family protein, translating into MEEHIDLFKQILTKIEDKVDYADIRAGKGNNTSIIMKDNQIQEINTGLSTVARIRVLNNGAWGFASTNDFSKLEEISEKAIKISNSLTGDIELAECEIVEDKVKTDRKIAVSDVTIEDKKELIQEANKASNVGKVVSTTVSYSDGESKSAFVSTEGSTIIVDSSRVALALNAVASNGELIQFNHGSLGGVKGFEVLQDADIESFGRKIGEKATELLDAKPAPSGRFPIVADNNLTGVFIHEAVGHAVEADLVLQDDSILHDQMNKKIGSDIVNIYDDSSYKDGFGYYPYDVEGVKTRKNQLVKNGELVSFLTSRESAGKLNIPLTGNARSSISDQPIVRMSNTFLEPGDLSFEELIEDIKDGIYLKGSRGGQVDTGKGIFQFNASEAYKIENGELKDHFRDVSLSGNILETLNGVDGIGSDFKLSVGYCGKGGQTAPVGDGGPHTRILNAMVGGSS; encoded by the coding sequence ATGGAAGAGCATATAGACTTATTTAAACAGATACTGACTAAAATTGAAGACAAGGTTGATTATGCAGACATAAGGGCAGGAAAAGGTAACAATACAAGCATAATCATGAAAGACAATCAGATTCAGGAAATCAATACAGGTCTTTCCACTGTTGCTAGAATAAGGGTACTCAATAATGGAGCATGGGGATTCGCTTCAACAAACGATTTCTCCAAATTGGAAGAGATAAGTGAAAAGGCCATCAAGATATCAAACTCACTCACAGGTGACATTGAACTTGCAGAATGTGAAATCGTAGAGGATAAGGTCAAGACTGATAGGAAAATAGCTGTAAGTGATGTTACAATCGAAGATAAAAAGGAACTGATACAGGAAGCGAATAAGGCAAGCAATGTCGGAAAGGTGGTCAGCACAACCGTCAGCTATTCTGACGGCGAGAGCAAAAGCGCTTTTGTAAGCACTGAAGGAAGCACAATCATCGTAGACAGTTCCAGAGTTGCACTTGCATTGAATGCAGTAGCTTCAAACGGTGAACTGATCCAATTCAATCACGGAAGCCTAGGCGGAGTGAAAGGATTCGAAGTCTTGCAGGATGCAGACATTGAATCCTTTGGAAGAAAGATTGGCGAAAAGGCAACTGAACTCTTGGATGCAAAGCCTGCCCCTTCCGGAAGATTCCCAATTGTGGCAGACAACAACCTGACTGGAGTGTTCATTCACGAAGCTGTAGGCCATGCTGTAGAGGCAGACCTGGTCTTGCAGGATGATTCAATATTGCATGATCAAATGAACAAGAAGATAGGTAGTGATATTGTAAACATATATGACGATTCAAGCTATAAGGACGGTTTCGGATATTATCCTTATGATGTTGAAGGAGTAAAGACCAGAAAGAACCAGCTTGTCAAAAATGGAGAGCTTGTTTCATTCCTCACTTCAAGGGAAAGTGCAGGCAAGCTAAACATTCCACTTACAGGAAATGCAAGGTCATCAATCAGCGACCAGCCTATTGTAAGAATGAGCAACACCTTCCTTGAACCAGGTGACTTAAGCTTTGAAGAGCTCATTGAAGACATCAAGGATGGAATCTATCTTAAGGGTTCAAGAGGCGGCCAAGTTGATACAGGTAAGGGAATTTTCCAATTCAATGCATCTGAAGCATACAAGATTGAAAACGGTGAACTGAAAGATCACTTCAGGGATGTTTCATTATCAGGAAATATTCTTGAAACACTTAACGGTGTTGATGGAATAGGTTCCGACTTCAAGCTCAGTGTCGGTTACTGTGGAAAAGGTGGACAGACTGCACCAGTCGGTGATGGTGGTCCACACACCAGAATATTGAATGCAATGGTAGGTGGAAGCAGCTAA
- a CDS encoding flavodoxin family protein, whose product MDFYIVNGGPRKKYNTAQLLEKASEGIFDKLKKNHDEEDINIHQIHLYDLDFKGCKSCFHCKRIGGKYYAQCPIKDDLRELLPKIKNADGIIFGSPIYFGEITGELRSFLERFLFSALVYGGESNAPKRMPIGMIYTMNVTEEGFEYFYGNKFDILENAMENLYSKPYSLKVYDTFQFSDYSKYENYAFDPELKAKRKEEHFPIDLKDAYDLGVKIAQDSLKI is encoded by the coding sequence ATGGATTTTTATATTGTGAATGGCGGTCCAAGAAAAAAGTATAACACTGCTCAACTTTTGGAAAAGGCAAGTGAAGGCATTTTTGACAAATTGAAAAAGAACCATGATGAGGAGGACATAAACATTCATCAGATTCATCTTTATGATCTGGATTTCAAAGGATGCAAATCCTGTTTTCACTGCAAGAGAATCGGAGGCAAATACTATGCACAGTGCCCAATCAAGGATGACTTGAGAGAATTGCTTCCTAAAATCAAGAATGCTGACGGCATAATATTTGGAAGTCCGATTTACTTCGGTGAGATAACCGGAGAACTTAGGTCCTTTTTGGAAAGATTCCTATTTTCCGCGCTTGTCTATGGAGGAGAGTCCAATGCCCCTAAAAGGATGCCTATCGGAATGATCTATACCATGAATGTTACAGAAGAGGGATTTGAATATTTTTATGGAAACAAGTTTGATATTCTGGAAAATGCTATGGAAAACTTATATTCAAAGCCATATTCTTTGAAAGTTTATGACACTTTCCAATTTTCCGATTACTCAAAGTATGAAAATTATGCATTTGATCCAGAATTGAAAGCTAAAAGAAAAGAGGAACATTTCCCGATTGACTTGAAAGACGCTTACGATTTAGGTGTTAAAATAGCTCAAGATAGTTTGAAAATATGA
- a CDS encoding TIGR00296 family protein, whose protein sequence is MLNENDGKYLLDLARNAIETYVKENRKIDTPSDCPDYMYEELGVFVTLNKHNNLRGCIGYPEPIYPLLDAVIDSAISAAIRDPRFPSVDESELDSLEYEITVLTKPALIEVEKPIDYLDNIIIGEDGLIVERGFYRGLLLPQVAPEHNMDKEEFLSHTCMKAGLRPDAWLDENTKVYKFQGQIFK, encoded by the coding sequence ATGTTGAATGAAAATGATGGAAAATATTTACTTGACCTTGCAAGAAATGCTATTGAAACATATGTGAAAGAAAACAGAAAAATTGACACACCTTCAGATTGTCCTGACTATATGTATGAGGAACTTGGTGTTTTTGTAACACTAAACAAGCACAATAATCTTAGGGGATGCATAGGTTACCCTGAACCAATCTATCCACTTCTTGATGCAGTTATCGATTCAGCGATTTCTGCAGCTATTCGAGATCCACGTTTCCCAAGTGTTGATGAAAGCGAATTGGATTCCCTTGAATATGAAATTACTGTCTTAACAAAACCTGCACTCATTGAAGTTGAAAAGCCAATTGACTATTTGGACAATATCATTATTGGTGAGGATGGGCTGATTGTAGAGAGAGGTTTCTATAGGGGACTGTTACTGCCACAGGTGGCTCCTGAACACAATATGGATAAGGAGGAATTCCTATCACACACTTGCATGAAGGCAGGACTCAGACCAGATGCATGGCTAGATGAAAATACAAAAGTATACAAATTCCAAGGGCAAATATTTAAATAA
- a CDS encoding SIS domain-containing protein — protein MKYQMYYEMMEQPEALRRTFASELDNMANISKLAESADTVYLIGCGSSISTCYSIRDALASVCDLRIEVFTGYEFVYNKKLDEGENSLFIAASQSGETADTLAALRRANEFDIDTVSISNEPESSMIKEAKYPVITLGNTETAILGTKTYITQLACLYQILFAASGYEKADEILDQLAAMPDLIEELLESTEEDNKKLAEEMKDEDGFYCLGSGVNFGLAYKLAMTMLMEGAIKHACPLYSAEFRHGLIERAEKDVPLIFLDADLESDELTKIAINFSKNKLEAKTIIYNLKDYADINPLLAPFVLVIPLEWFVYYMAHFNGEDPGSTRHIGKVRYE, from the coding sequence ATGAAATATCAGATGTATTATGAAATGATGGAACAGCCGGAAGCTTTAAGAAGGACTTTTGCTTCTGAATTGGATAATATGGCTAATATTTCCAAATTGGCTGAATCCGCCGATACTGTTTATTTGATTGGATGTGGAAGCTCCATTTCCACATGCTATTCCATTAGGGATGCATTGGCATCTGTATGCGATTTGAGAATTGAAGTCTTTACAGGCTATGAATTTGTATATAACAAGAAATTGGATGAAGGTGAGAATTCCTTATTCATTGCAGCTTCACAGTCCGGTGAAACTGCAGACACTTTAGCTGCTTTAAGAAGGGCCAATGAGTTTGATATCGATACGGTTTCCATTTCAAATGAGCCTGAAAGCTCTATGATCAAGGAAGCGAAATATCCTGTCATAACATTGGGAAATACTGAAACAGCCATTCTTGGAACTAAAACTTACATTACCCAATTGGCATGCCTTTACCAAATACTATTTGCCGCTTCAGGATATGAAAAGGCAGATGAGATATTGGATCAATTGGCAGCTATGCCTGATTTGATTGAAGAGCTTTTGGAAAGCACTGAAGAGGATAATAAAAAGCTTGCAGAAGAGATGAAAGATGAAGACGGTTTCTATTGTTTGGGAAGCGGTGTCAACTTCGGTCTTGCATATAAACTGGCCATGACCATGCTGATGGAAGGGGCCATCAAGCATGCCTGCCCTCTTTATTCAGCGGAATTCAGGCATGGTCTTATTGAAAGGGCTGAAAAGGATGTTCCTTTGATTTTCCTGGATGCCGATTTGGAAAGTGATGAGTTGACTAAAATAGCCATTAATTTCTCTAAAAACAAATTGGAAGCCAAAACAATTATCTATAATTTAAAGGATTATGCAGACATCAATCCATTGCTTGCACCATTTGTTCTTGTCATTCCTTTGGAATGGTTTGTTTACTACATGGCACACTTCAATGGTGAGGATCCTGGAAGCACAAGACATATTGGCAAGGTAAGATATGAATAA